Genomic segment of Juglans microcarpa x Juglans regia isolate MS1-56 chromosome 7S, Jm3101_v1.0, whole genome shotgun sequence:
CTAAATTCTATACCAAAATGCACAgttcaatacaaataaaactGCATATGAAAACCATAAATTGTGCCGTTTAAGGCTACAACAGATGACTCTAAACGACAAGGTCTCCCAAACAACTTCATTTATTCCTCTTCTCCAAACTACACCATTTCTTCCACAACAAATCACTTTCACTTATACGTTGCCCTTGTACTTCTCACTCacgaactctctctctctccatgctTAGACAAGGTGCCAAGATCCCATCTTTCCGCCATTCTCACCGTCAACCCCTTGAACATCTTGACAGAGTATTCTCAGAATATTCTACTatccaaactagcccttaagctcTCTTGGATATTATTGCCATTCATAAGAAAAGCTTAAAGATTAAATTCTCTTCaaattaatagtaataattggtaagattagaaaaaaaaaacccctcaaAATTGTGTTTCTTATAATCAAAAGAAGGGTATGAGTAATGCAATTTTTAAGTTTGGATTTACGAGGTGGTGGATTTGTGGTGTGCAGGACACATCCTCAacaatgatatataataaaataagaagatagCTTTGAGGgttcttttgatcttttttcCTCATTTAGCAGCTGAGGTTAGatcaataaaataagaagaCAGTTTTGAGAGTTCTTTTGatcttttctcctcattttgTAGCTGAGGTTAAATCCATTGTTGAGGATGTGTCCTGCACTCCTCATTTAGTAGTGTGGAGTACACATCCTCCTCACTTTCAAATGTCactaaactttttaaaataagaagatGGCTTTGAGggttcttttttccaaaattgagaaaaataaaatgcttgCTAACACTCCTTTTCTTACTTTAGGAAGCTTGACGATTGTTTATAGCAAGCAAAATCTAACCTCAACAGAGTCCACATGTCACAACTGTGGCCCCAAAAAAggaaggtatatatatatgttgggaataagtgtagctaggactaacacgaagtatagtagcggaactaaaaaacaaaagagatagatgacaatcacacagaatgaacaccaagaattaagtggttcgactcaaaacgagcctacgtccactggtggggtcggtatcgaagatttcactatcaacagagatggagtacaaatcaatacaacaaaacttcacaaggaagttatctctcaaactcactctagacttcttctctcaagaaaacactaaaaaacaaatgccaaatgaattctgaagaagttgaaatgagagggggcgccgtttgatatttatagcaaaaagtgagaattcacttttgtgaacattggctcgagtgaacgtcgagcgagtgtcgagcgaacgtagatattctgtaCTTCGCTCAAGcaaacagttgtgcgagagtcgagcgaagctctctgcctgaattcgctcgagctgaatgtcgagcgaatgtcgagcgaagctctctgtctgaattcgctcgagctgggtgtcgagcgaatgtcgagcgaagctctctgtctgacttcgctcgaactgagtgtcgagcgaatgttgagcgaagctctctgtttgacttcgctcgagctgagtgaacctccgctcgagcgaacgtacgacacttgcactgttcaatcagaattcaagccacctcataacaaatctccaccttggcttgaactctgccaaaacaccaaaaaaacctccgaccacaaaaaaaaaacaaaccccaccaccaaatcccttacgggaataacaaaatgcgaacaccaatcaagtccaaacaaagtttgaacttgtatactgcaactggcttagtcatcatatcagctggattctctgtagtagcaatcttcagaatctgtatagcaccctctataacaatctctctgagaaaatggtacctgacatcaatgtgcttcgttctttcatgatacatttgatttttggtcaaatgtattgcactctgactgtcacagaatactgagatcccatcttgttgtaaacccaaatcattgaccaagcctttcaaccaaatggcctccttaacagcctctgctgctgccatgtactctgcctcggtagttgataaagcaacagtggattgcagtgttgctttccaactgatagctgacccacacagagtgaaaacataacttgtcaatgatcttctcttatctaagtctccagcataatctgaatcaacaaaaccagtaactttggaactgagatcaacatctctatcaaatattaacccaaagttcagggttcccctcagatacctgagtatccatttcacagcctgccaatgagtcttacctgggttagccatatacctgctaactacgctcactgcctgtgaaatgtctgggcgggtgcaaaccattgcatacatgatgctgccaactgcacttgaataaggaacactaacCATAAACTGTTCCTCTTTagttgtctgaggagatagggaagctgaaagcttaaagtgcgtagcaagtggtgtacttactggtttggaatcaaacattccaaatctctgaagcactttctcaatgtactttccctgggacaagtacaactttccagctttcctatctctgaagatttccattcccaaaatcttctttgcagcacctaagtctttcatttcaaactcatttctgagttgggtctttaacaaccctatgtcaaatatgcttctagcagcaataagcatatcatcaacatataatagcaaataaatgaaagacttatcagataattccttatgataaacacaactatcatagttacttctcaaataaccatgatcaatcataaaggaatcaaaccgcttataccattgccttggcgactgcttcaaaccatataaagacttcttcaatctgcacacatgatcttctttgttttcaacaatgaatccctctggctgatgcatgtaaatggtttcttcaagttcaccatgtaagaacgctgttttaacatcgagttgctgtagctctaagtcatacaatgctactaaagctagtagcaatctgatcgaactgtgtttcaccactggagagaagacttcagtgaagtcgatgccttctctctgactgaagcccttagcaactaagcgtgccttgtaccttgcatctgtatcaccctggattccctcttttcttttgaaaatccatttgcagccaacagtctttaccttctttggcaacagaaccaaatcccatgtttggtttttgtgaagagactcaatctcttcagtcatagctgcgcaccactgtgcagattctacgctcttgacagcttctgaataactggaaggttcctgaccaactatattctctgccgtagtaagagcatacataaccatatctgcatgagcatacctctgaggtggtctaatctgcctcctctgtctaccagtcgctatactgtagtcttgctcaccttgtgcgccgctacttgaatcagaatcatgctcatcttcaaaagcatgatcttgggcgccgttgggcagcccttgtgatgcctccacctgaaactccacctgctttctaacatcctgttcttgtcctgtagactcagaattctccttcctcggactaagcatggacttttcatcaaaagtgacatccctactgattacaaacttgggtgatttaggatcagtacaccacaacctgaatcccttcaccccactggcatatccaatgaatatgcccttctttgcccttggctcaagttttccatcattaacatggaaatatgcaggacaaccaaaaattttcaaatttgaataatcagtaggagtatcagaccatacctcattcggagtcttcaaaccaatcgctgtggctggTGAGCGATTGATCAAGTAACAggccgtgttgattgcttcggcccaaaaatccttagccaagcctgcattagaaagcatgctgcgagctctctccaaaagggtcctgttcatccgttcagctaccccgttttgctgtggagtatgtctaactgtacgatgtctggcaataccctcatttctgcagaattcatcaaactcacctccgcagaattccataccattgtcggtgcgaagtcgcttgattttcttgccagtctgattttcaatcaaagctttccactgtttgaagttaacaaatacatcactcttctgcttcaaaaagtagacccaaaccttccgagagaaatcatcaatgaacgtaagcaagtattgagctccaccttttgacgggacggaagatgggccccaaagatcagaatgaatgtagtccacagaacttttggttctgtgaacccctgtagagaactgaaccctgcactgtttgccaaacacacagtgctcacagaaatccagtttccctatcttctgatcacataacaaaccctgcttactcagaattgacattcccttttcactcatatgacccaaccgcatatgccacaaacgagtgacatctgaatctggatcatctgacactgacactgcagctgcacctgtcactgtagagccctgaaggaaataaagaccatttgtcttatctcctttcatcacaaccatagagcccttactgactctgatagctccaccttcaccagtgtacttatagtccagagaatcaagagtacccaaagaaatgagattctttttcaactctggaatatgtcgaacattagacaatgtccggacaattccatcaaacatcttgattctgactgaaccaattccagcaattttacaacccatatcattccctaacaaaacagaacctccgttgactgattcatagttagtgaaccagtccctcttgggacacatatggaaagtgcaagctgagtccaagacccacttgtcactaaagcgactattggagtcgcttattgctagaacaagatctaggtcgttagacctatcatcagcaacactaacggcattagatgaactagtgccgtcctccctgtttttcaattttggacactcgttcttgtagtgaccaaacttatggcagtaatgacatttgacgtttttcttactaaacgttgtttgtgaactgcccctggatttccccttattcttttctgaacccctgtcattcgatctacccctgcttgaggaccccttaacaaacaagccactagcttgttcattagtgttcttcacactcaatttattcctcaactccttagaattcaaagcagactttacatctaccaaggaaattgtatttctaccatacaacatggaatttacaaagttctcaaaagacgtgggtaatgaacataaaataattaacgcttgatcttcttcttcaagcttaatatctatgttcctcagatccataatgattttgttaaattcatctaggtgttcagaaataagagtaccttccttcattttgagagtgtataaccgttgtttcaaatacaaccggttagtgagagatctcttcatgtacagattctcaagtgctgaccagagaccagttgcagtctcctcatcagcaacctctcttaaaactccatctgatagtgacaaaagaatagtactgtgtaccttttcttcttcttctttcgaaggagccggagaatcttcagataccgagacttctaatacttttgacaagccctgttgtcgcagtaaagccttcatcttgatgcgccatagactgaaactgttctgaccgtcaaatttctccacttcaaacttagccatagccatccctccagatcctgagccaagctctgataccagtttgttgggaataagtgtagctaggactaacacgaagtatagtagcggaactaaaaaacaaaagagatagatgacaatcacacagaatgaataccaagaattaagtggttcgactcaaaacgagcctacgtccactggtgggtcggtatcgaagatttcactatcaacagagatggagtacaaatcaatacaacaaaacttcacaaggaagttatctctcaaactcactctagacttcttctctcaagaaaacactaaaaaacaaatgccaaatgaattctgaagaagttgaaatgagagggggcgccgtttgatatttatagcaaaaagtgagaattcacttttgtgaacattggctcgagcgaacgtcgagcgagtgtcgagcgaacgtagatattctgtaCTTCGCTCAAGcaaacagttgtgcgagagtcgagcgaagctctctgcctgaattcgctcgagctgaatgtcgagcgaatgtcgagcgaagctctctgtctgaattcgctcgagctgggtgtcgagcgaatgtcgagcgaagctctctgtctgacttcgctcgaactgagtgtcgagcgaatgttgagcgaagctctctgtttgacttcgctcgagctgagtgaacctccgctcgagcgaacgtacgacacttgcactgttcaatcagaattcaagccacctcataacaatatatatgtatttatcatGCAATTGTGAATTTTTCTGAGTAACCAAATTGATATCCATAGTCTACTTTATGTGTATTGGATCATTGCATATTTGTCAATCGTTATACTTGATACAATCAAAGTGAAGCCCTAATTAATGGAGAATTTGTTGTATATAATCTCGACCAACTAGTCGCTCACTTTGTTGTTAGGGATCTAGTTTTGTAATGGGGCCAATTATTGGGACTTCATTGTTAGGGACTTTATGTATATTGATATAGACTTGGTGTTAAATTTGGAATGTCGAATGTTTGGTAGGGATGCTTGAGTTTCTAATGCAgactttattttatgattttttatttgttactaCTCTAGAACCATTTCCCAAAGAGAATAAACTTCAGATTGCCAAGccactcaaaaaagaaaaaactcctGTAAGCCGAGACCTCCAACTGAGGTGATGCCTGTAAGAGTACAATAAGagaataagttaaaaatatattatgtatttatatatctGGATCCTCATTTTTGACTGCTAGCTTTGACAAGTTCCACCATATCTGGATCCACTTGTCCCAGACTCCCACTAACGAACACTTCACATGTGATTTCAAGAAAAGAACATTCATGTGTCTCACCATCCACCAACCTGCTCTTTTATTTCCCAACAAAGAGGCAGAAATACAAGACTTGGAAATAAATCAGTGGGCATTCAAATTATATCTAACTTAGATTACACAACAATCCACACATTGTTCATCGTACATAGCATCAATAATGACACCTAAAGTGTATAAATACATCAAAGTAACAGTATCCCAAATTAACATAAGTTCCTTGTACATAGTATCAAGAATGACACCCAAAGTATAAAAATACACGAAAGTAACAAGATCCTAAATTAATACAAGGACCAGTGGATAGCATCAAGAATGACACTCAAAGTGCACAAATAGATAGCGATTCAACTTCTCTCAAATCTGGTGAGACCTCCTTAGTTTCTTCCACATGTCTTGAACTTGTAGGGTGAGCATCATCGGCTCGACCGATTGCAAAGGCACACAAAATTTGGTCAAAACAATTTCAGCCTGCATCCATATAACAAAACACAAGGTAACCCAATTGCAAAggcacaaataattttataaccaTAATTCTCTTTGGCATCTTGTTCCTCACCACCCAAAAACCAAATACAACAATAGACACATCAAACTACAGGGCAAATAATTGTATATGCAAatctatttgattttaaaattctttGTTTGGATGGATTTTAGAAATGACTGGATTTGAAATTCAATGtaacttattttttagaatgatttgaaattccttttcaataaatagaatttgaaaTCCAAGATTTTGAGTAATTAAAATCTGCTTGGAAATCCAAACccactatttattttatgtaccAAAGGagagattttgattttaaatgCTAAAATCAAATGAAACCCTTCCCAATCCATCTATCCAAATGTATCATAAATGAATTTCCTTTGAGCTTTCTTCAAGATCAGCTCATTAACTCATAGAAACGGATTTTAACAATCCCACATCTCCATTGTTATCTTCAACATATTACAAAGAGCATATCCAAGATCAGCTCATTAATAtcatttccaataaaaaaatatttcaaaacaccTCAAATTCATTGCTAGCATCCCTTGCTTTCAACGCAGTTCTACCTCTTGAAAATACTGCTCTAACTTTTCACCCTTTTGTCTCAACCTTCTCAAAGCCATCAGCATCTTGTATTCTCAGTCTTTTCTAGGTTGTACATTTTGCATGGTCCACTTAGATCTAAGTAGTTGACAAACCTCAACCAAGTTTTTACCTGGACTACCCATAAATTTTCAGCAAAATATTGTGTCCCATCcatgatcctttttttttttaatttaatttaatttaattttattattattaataagtTGTAACCCCATAATGCATTTAATATTGTTGGGCAATTATTCATATAGCAAAAAgtctttcttttataaaaaattctaaacgcAGGCATTCAATAAAATCCAATTTTATCCTCAAAGTAGAGCAACCAAAAAGGAGAAGTTAAATAAAAGGAATAACAGTTTCGtccctatcttttttttttttttttttgttcaaaagcTCTCTCCGTTTATATTTTCTCACTCTTTTCGCTTCAAACCATTCGGAGCTgaatttgttttctcttattgtaatatgtatataatCAACAAAAATCCTGCACTGAATTTTTCTCAGGGGCTAGAATGCATTCACCAAATAAAAAGGAGAAGTTAATAGTGCTTCACGCTCCATGCTCAGTATCCAATTTCttggaaaattaatttttacttgtcaaaaagattaaaaaaaagaaaaatcttgcaTCTCTACCCCATGGTTCCCCACccaatcatttgaaaaatttcaCAACTCAGACTCACACAGTCCCAAAGTCagagaaaagataaacaaaAGATAAAGCTTCTAAGCTTCTTATCAGGCTCGACACCGAAATGTGGGTAGTTGCCGAGGATGGCATGGGTCGCTGCAACTGATCAACAAAGACGGAGTTACACCAATCTGTGACTCTGCTACGATAAGAGTGGGAGAGAAACGAAACCAAGAGAGATGACACCAAGAGAGAAACGAAGCCAAGAGAGAAATGAAAAGTCTGGggtgttttcctttttcttcctccgtccgacctcttttcttttcttttctttttttttttaaataaaataaacgttGACGTGGCATGTTGCCATGTCAGTGGGGTGCGCATACAGGCACTATTTCTGCCTGTATGTAGCAGTACTGAAATGTTATACGATATCTCTTCCATCTACTCTAACTGTTCACCTGATTCAACCTCCTCCTCTTCCAGTTTATAGGCATCAATCCCTGCAAAAGTATTGCCTCTGCTGCTTAATGAAGTCTTGGGCAAGTCATGGTTTGAAACACCTACACGACACTGCTTCTGCAGATATATCACAGGCCAATTGGAAGTAAAGCTAGTTATTTACTAATGTATGATCTTATTGCAACCTGATTTAAGATGCAAATGCTAAAACAAGCAAGGGCTGCAGTCTTGCAGAGACAAAACAGACTTACCAGTATATGGCGTAATGCAGTAGttaaatacacttcatatactTAAATACAGTGAAAAACTCCGTGAAATATCTCCCCAGTTTCAGCAgtaaaagtttggatctttctATACAGCATACCCACCGATATGGACACTCTGTATTGTGTGACAAACATAGCATAATTCATAGTTCCAAAAAAGTCTATAGGCAGGGAAGTTATACTCAAAGAGATCATAATATGTGGCTATGAATCATTTGCACCCACTTCTACGATTCTACATACAAGAAATGTTGGCAAATGGatgaattttctctcttttgtgaACTTCCATCAACCTACTGAGCTTTATCTCTAATTTAAGTCTCACAGTACAGAACTCAAGTCTGGAACATAACCCATGGACTTGATCTCCATCCTCAACACTTCTAACTTTGCATATATGTCCAATTTCTGTGGATGTTGTTGATCTCctgcataaaatttatggatTCTACCTTCAACAGAAATCCAACTATATCCCCCTTCCTTCTTCACACCCTGCTCTTTCATCATATCTCTCAAAATAAGTCCATCTTCATAATTCCCAGTCTCAATATACGTGTTGGATAAAAGAACATAGGTGGCTGAGTATTTCGGCATAATTGGAAGGATTTTCTGAGCAGCAATTTCTCCTAACTCAAGGTTTCTGTGGACCCTACATGCTCCCAACAAGGTTTGCCAGACCATTATGTTGGGCTCAATCGGCATTGTTTCTATAAACTCCATTGCATCATCCAAACGGCCCACTCGACCCAAGAGATCAACAATACATGCGTAATGTTCCATCTCTGGTACCAGACCATAACTGTCCTCCATTTGCTGAAAATAATTTAGGCCCTCCTCCACCATACCTCCATGGCTGCAAGCAAACAGAACGCACAATAAGGTAACAGCATTGGCCCTCATACCTGATGCCTCCATCCTCCTAAAGAGTTGAAGGGCATCCTCCACTAGACCATGTTGAGCATAGCCTGATATTATAGCTGTCCATGTAATAGTATCAGGGTTAGATACCCTCTCAAAGACCTTAGATGCATCAATTATATTACCACATTTCGCATACATGTCAATTAAAGCACTTTCTATGCACTTGTCGGTGTCTAAGCCAGCTTTGCAAAGAAGAGAATGGATTTGATGACCATATTCAAGTAAACAAAGGTTGGCGCAAACTACAAGCACGCTAGAAAAGGAAAACTGGTTTGGTATAAAGCCTTCATCCCTCATCCGAGAGAAGATGGCCAGTGCTTCCTCCCATTCAGAACACTGAGAGTAAGAAGTCACCAGAGTTGTCCAAGACACCATATCTCTCTCTTCCATTCTATCAAATACTTTCCTTGCATCTTCAAGCAAACTACATTTGGCATATGCATCAGCAATCGCATTGGAAACACTTGTGACCTTCAAATTTAATCCAGACTTCAGAACCATCCCATGAACTTCCTTTCCGAATTGCACAAACTTTAAAGCAGCAATAGCATCAAACACACTACAATAAGTGTAAACGTCGGGTTTTATATCATTCTGACACATTTTAACAAATAGTTCCAAAGCTTCTTGGCTAAACTCACACCGAGAATAGCCTGAGATCATTGCATTCCAGGTTGTGTTAACTCCACAATATGTGAAATTTGAGTCAAAAATAGATCTTGCTTCGCTCAGAGAGCCACATTTTGAGAACATATCAATTAGAGCAGTTCCCACAAGAACATTAGATTCCAAACCCAATTCAGAAACACACTGGTGAACCTTTTTTCCCTTTCCAATATCACCTAAGTTTCCAACTGCTTTCGAAACACTAATAAGAGTGTACATATTTGGTGTGATGCCTCCTTTCATCATTCtaagaaaatgattaaatgcTTTTAAATGAAGACCATTTGAGGCAAACCCTGATATCATTGCATTCCACGAGACTTGGTTATGTTCAGTCATGGTCTCAAACACCTTATACGAATCTTCAATCATCTCCAGTTTTGCATACATGTTAAGAACAGAAGTAGTAACAAAAGTATTAGATGCAAAGCCTCTGATAACGATCTGGGCATGCACCATTCTACCCAACTCAACACTATCTAAACCTATGCATGTATGAATGATCGACGAATAGGCAAAAGCATCGGGCAAGATTCCATGGATCATCATctcataaaaaaactcaaaccctTGAATAAAGAAACCGTTTTCGGTCGACCCAACAATCATGATAGTCCAAGAAAATATGTTTCTTTGagacattttatcaaacactcgACGAGCCGCACAATAGTCCGAGCATTTGGAATACGCATGAGCTACATGATTTAACAATGCCAGCAAGTCCCTATCCGAAAAATCGGATTTCAAGACGAACCCATGAACCACTTTCGCTTGTTTTACTGACTCGTTATCTGCAGAGTCGCGAAGGAGATCAAGCAATGGTTGAAATTGTGACGGTACGGGTATGGGAGTTTCATATTGTGCAGCTGACTTGGCAATTTTGCCTCCGTAAGTTCCACTCGATGGTGTCATTAGAATTGTGCGTCCTAGTTTATTGTTGTTACAAACAGGGGTGGGCAATATAGCTAGATATGCAGGTTGAGGAACACCCAGACCGACGGAGAAACTCATGGTCAGATGTGAGATCTGCAAAGGTAACAAATTAGGCAAGATCAATGCGACTTTTCATTGCCGGAAATAGctttataaaaccaaaaaataattttcatcggTAATAACTCgccggatatatatatatatatatataatattcccGGTGAGTTATCATCACTGGCAATAGCTTATTAAACCAAAAACTATTTCTGGCGATAAACAGTCGCTGGAAAAAttcatttacaaaaagaaaatataatgctCTGATCAACAAATCCTATACcagattttatttctaaataatagTTGTCCAATTGGGCattaaaaaatgctttaaatataGAAAACTAGATGTCCAGCGTGGGATTAGAGAGGATATCATCATCAAACATGATACATGGCACACAACATGGTAAACATAACTTAAAAACATCTTAAGCCAAATTACAGGCTACAAGCAATTTAAAGAATAGaactcatttattttcatcaacaaGTTGAACACTAGGCTGCACCCTAATGGATGGAAATAGGAGTTATCATATCCAAAGAAGTCGCACAAAACTGAGTTGGTAATTACACCTTAAGTGCAACAAAGAATTTTGAATGCTCTTTGCTTTTACTATTCATGCAAACCACTGGTAGAAGTGTTGATAGAATTAATGTGAGGTCCTTCAAACCATCACAAAAGTAAACCAGCACCAAATGAATTATATTTGTCTAATAGTTTCAAACATAGGATATCAACAATCGTGGAGTGAACTGCAATGCTTCAATAGAATTGAAAAGTATGATAACAGTTTAGTTTAAGCAGAAAATCGCAATAAACAAGAAACATCCATGGTTGGTCTAAAGCACAAGGAATAGAGAAGTTTGATAAATAACCATCAGCAGAATAAGCAACCAAGCAAGAACAGCATCTGCCTCATTTCTTGTTGTTTCTCTCTTGTTATTTGTTTCCACTCTAACTTCATAATTTACCCAATCCTCCCAAAAACAGAGCTCCACCTAAGATCCATGATCACCTCAGCCACCATCACCATCCTCATGGGCTAAGACCAACAGCTATGGTAGCACAAGACATTTCAATTAGCTTCTACATCACTACCACCGCCATGAATAACCACCATAACCACCTCTGTCaaccaaaatatgcactaaatGCTTAGCATGACAGACATCATTGACCACCCTAAACTGGCCCAATTAAAAGAATTATGATGGAACTTTCAGACGTGAATGCCTTCATCAATTGAAACATATTCTCCGCCAGGTATAAACTAGAATGAAAATGGAGCATCCCAGTAAGAAGTGAAGGAAAATGATGAAGATACATGAATATCATACAGaaacagaaaata
This window contains:
- the LOC121241588 gene encoding putative pentatricopeptide repeat-containing protein At1g56570 codes for the protein MSFSVGLGVPQPAYLAILPTPVCNNNKLGRTILMTPSSGTYGGKIAKSAAQYETPIPVPSQFQPLLDLLRDSADNESVKQAKVVHGFVLKSDFSDRDLLALLNHVAHAYSKCSDYCAARRVFDKMSQRNIFSWTIMIVGSTENGFFIQGFEFFYEMMIHGILPDAFAYSSIIHTCIGLDSVELGRMVHAQIVIRGFASNTFVTTSVLNMYAKLEMIEDSYKVFETMTEHNQVSWNAMISGFASNGLHLKAFNHFLRMMKGGITPNMYTLISVSKAVGNLGDIGKGKKVHQCVSELGLESNVLVGTALIDMFSKCGSLSEARSIFDSNFTYCGVNTTWNAMISGYSRCEFSQEALELFVKMCQNDIKPDVYTYCSVFDAIAALKFVQFGKEVHGMVLKSGLNLKVTSVSNAIADAYAKCSLLEDARKVFDRMEERDMVSWTTLVTSYSQCSEWEEALAIFSRMRDEGFIPNQFSFSSVLVVCANLCLLEYGHQIHSLLCKAGLDTDKCIESALIDMYAKCGNIIDASKVFERVSNPDTITWTAIISGYAQHGLVEDALQLFRRMEASGMRANAVTLLCVLFACSHGGMVEEGLNYFQQMEDSYGLVPEMEHYACIVDLLGRVGRLDDAMEFIETMPIEPNIMVWQTLLGACRVHRNLELGEIAAQKILPIMPKYSATYVLLSNTYIETGNYEDGLILRDMMKEQGVKKEGGYSWISVEGRIHKFYAGDQQHPQKLDIYAKLEVLRMEIKSMGYVPDLSSVL